The sequence TTCATGAACTTGTGTTAGCCATTAATTACAAAGTGTTTCTAGAAGGGACGAGAGACTGATGAAACAGTATACCAGGTACAAAATTTAAGGCAGCATTTCAACAAAATATCAAGTGTGCAATTGCCATCTGGTGGTAAGTGTGAGTACTTACAGGAGGAAACAGGCTGGTCTGTTACTCAACAAGTGTTTGTCGGTAGTCTCGTTTGCCAGGTAGTAGGTAGCAGGTACTATGCACTAAGTATATGGCAGTGAATAAGTCAGATAAAAACCTCTGTCTTAGTGGTGCTTAGTTAGCTGTTCTCTGGAGATACCATAGCAAAGTAAGGGTAACAGAGTCAGTACCTTAATTAGATAATGTTTGGGGGCTTGAAAAACCCAGTTACAGTTGGCCATGTCATTGTAGTTTTCAGGATAATGGAGACTCTGTATGAGGCCTTCTTCAAAAAGGACAGTTAAGGAACTGCAACCTGAATCTGAAACACAAGAGGAAACATCTGAACAGTGGCATCAGCCAAGCAAAGAGGAACccctttgtttttcctcccatCTTCCACAGATGATGCATGAACCGAATCTTTGAGCAGAACCAACAGGAAGGACGAGGCTCATGCACTGATTTTCCAGAATTCTCTAGGCCCTCTCACCACACTTGCATGTGCAATAGCAGGACCATGGGCATGTCTGTTCCTGCCACCTCACGGGCCCATGCCCCTCGGCATTGTGGAGCCAGGTGGGCCTTGGGAGGgagctccctgcccctcacctAATTCCTATGGGGCCTCAGCTTCTACAGAAGTCCTGCAGAgtgtgtaataaaaataaatggttttaccAGGAAGGTAGCTGGGTTTAAGAGCTTTGTAGGTGAGATTAAACCCGGTGGAATAATCTGTGGCATCAGTGAAGAACTTCAGTCTTAAAGAGTTGGAGGCAACAAGAACTGATGAAGCAAGCCTTTCTCCACAGAACTTCCCTGCAACACAAGAAGATTCTCTGTGTAGAGTCTAGAAAACAGCACCATTCAAAGACTTCAGGAGAACTGAACTAGTTGTTGTGATAGTGCAGGACTGTTTaaagcagggtttctcaaccttggcactaccGACACTTTGCACTGTTCTTTGTGTTCAGGTTCCTGTGCATTATAGAAAGTGTTacagcattcctggcctctaACCTCTAGATGCCAGTGACACTTGctccagctgtgacaaccaaaacgCTTCTAAGACATTGCCAAGTGTCTTCTGGGAGGCAAAATCACCTCCAGttaagaaccaaaaaaaaaaaaccctctccttcatttctgttttttatgtaAGTAACTTTTCCCTTCTACACACGAGTATACATTTCTATTCTTAGCTGGACAAGGCAGGTCATTTCCATGCCTAGAAAATCAGCAAGCTGCCCAGGAGGCCCCTAGAGTTCCTGCAGTATGTCCTCATTTTACTCCCAATGGGCTCCAGGTCTGTCAAGAGAGGGTAGGAAGCCTGGTTCCATAGGAAGCAGATGCAGCCAATACAATGCACTGTGGCCTGATTTAGTTCTTTCCTACTGTCAGTTCTGAGTCTCAAAAACTGGAGACAGGAAGTGTGGTGTTTACAGATGTCTCCATGCCAGACATATTGTAACCAGGCCCTGCTAGCACTAGTGTCCATTTGACAAAGTGAAAATCCACTCACCAGTAAGTCTGTCTTCTGAAGAACATATTGAGAGGTAATTGTGGTGACAAGACTCTGCATCCAAGTGGGAAAAACTGAGTAACACATGCATTTCCTCTGGTACCAACAGGGTCCAGACACACAGTCTGCAGGCAGATGTATTAAGAGGATGTTGTTCTAGACCTAAAGTGGCTGTCACAGTTAATGGGCACAGTCAGACCAGAGGTGGGAGTCGGGAGGGGTTGCAGAGGAGACTACTCACTGCTTGCCATCATAATACAGGTAGGGGCTTTCTGGGAAGTGCAGCTCCCCCTCAGACTCACTGACCACACGATCCTCCTCACTGCATGAGGCTGGGAGGGAAGAAGAATCAGGCTAACAGTGATGGCTAGTCACAACAGCCCTCACTTTCCTTAACCTGTACAGATGCTGGAAACTCGTGGTTCTTAGTGTGCATGCATGCTTCCTTTATTCATGAAATCTTTTTTGCCCAGGCTTCCAgatgcttttcttcttttaagttcCTTTTAGATACTGCTGCCTTGAGATTCCATGAtttcttctccttcatttttgttcCTCTGACCTCATACTCCATTCCAATATTACAGACAGTTCCCAGGTGGTTCTATCCTTAGTTTTTATCTGTCTCTGCCCGAGCCCTCTGACCAGTCTCATTCGTATCCTCAATTTCATCTGTCACCTCCACACATCTGAACCCCAGACCTGATTTTTCAGTTGTCCCCTAGATATCTCCCTTGAAACTTAACATGCTGTAAATGAAATTTCTCTGGGTATGCACTTCTGGTCTGATTATGTTTATGTGCCCTTTTCTTAGTCTCCCCTGGTCAAAACTTAGGTAGCATCCTTGATTCCTCCCCCTTCACCTAAGTGAACAACAAATTCTATTCCCTCCTTTTCATTCTCTGGTCCTTGCCTTAGGTCCAGCTGTCATTCTTGTCTCTTGAACTAATGCATAATCTCATAAATCTACCTTGAATTGTTTTTCCCTCCAACCTATTCCCTATGTGCTTCTCTTATACCACTAAAATATATAGCTAATCTATTTAATTAATCCACTTCCTGTTAATCAGTAAAGTCCAAATCTTTCTAACTAGCTTTCAAAATTTCCATAATTTGGTCTCAGGTTGATCTCAAGACAcaaattccagccaagatggaggtgtaggtagatatactttgcctcctcacataaccaaaaggataacaacaaatttaaaaacaaaaaagaaccagaatttccagaaaattgaactgtatggaagttcaacaaccaaggagttaaagaagaaacattcatccaaattggtaggaggggtagagatgggcagccagggtggaaaggaccAGAACAAACAGGGGGGTgactggcagactgggcagtcccacattcatgtctgggtaaaccagaaggaacaactggggagtgagacagaccacaaaacccaggtttccagcatagggaaataaagcctcaagcccATGACTGAATAAAACTGTGGGGGttacagtggcaggagaaactcacagcctcacatgagagtttgttggagagacccacagggtcctagaatgtacacaaacccatctacccgggaatcagcaccagaagggcacaatttgcttatgggtagtggaggaagtgactgaaagccgattgagagccaagcaagttggtattgttccctcttgccccccccccccaccacatacAGTACTGCAacacagcaacctgggttgccctgtcctggtgaatacctaaggtgccaccccttacaacataaccaGTGTGCTGACACAAAtatatggcccaaacaaaagaacagattaaagttccagaaaaaatacaactaagtgatgaagagatagccaacctatcagatgcacagttcaaaacactagtaattaggatgctcacagaaatggttgagtatagtcacaaaatagaggaaaaggtaaaggccatgacaagtgaaataaaggaaaatgtacaggaaccaacagtgacaggagaggaaccaggactcaaatcaatggtttggaccagaaggaagaaaaaacaaaattaactagaacagaaggaagaaacaaaaattcaaaaagactaggagaagcttaggaacctccaggacaactttaaacattccaacatctgaatcataggggtgccagaaggagaagaggaagagcaagaaattgaaaacttacttgaaaaaataatgaaggagaacttccccaatctggtgaaggaaatagacttctgggaagtcctagaagctcagagagtcccaaaaaagttgaacccaaggaggaacacaccaagccacatcataattacattagccaagattaaagataagcagagaatcttaaaagcagcaaaagaaaaggagaattacctacaaaggagtccccataagactgtcagctgatttctcaaaagaaaccttgcaggcaagaaggggctggaaagaagtattctaagtcatgaaaggcaaggacctacatccaagattactctatccagcaaagctatcatttagaatggaagggcagataaagtgcttcccagataaggtcaagttaaaggagttgatcatcaccaagcccttattatatgacatgttaaagggacttatctaagaaaaagaagataaaaaacatgaacggtaagatgacaacaaactcacaactatcaacaactgaacttaaaaaaaaacaaaaacaaattaagcaaacaactggaacaggaacagattcacagaaatagaggccacatggagggttatcagtgggggcaggcaggatgggagaaaaggttcagggaataaATGGAGATAGaatagacagggaggttaagaagagtaaaggaaatggggaagccaaagaacttatatgtacaaaccatggacatgaactaagtttgggaaatgctggtgggaggggcatacagagcagaaggaaataaaggggcaagaaaatgggacaactctaatatcataatcagtaaaatgtattttaaaaacatttggtCTCAAGTTGTGTTTCTAGTAAGACCCCATCACATATCCTACACTTCAGCTGCTTTGATTCACTGGTCTCCATTACAACCTCCATCTTTCTATCTCCATCCTTTGGTATCCATCCAGGATAACAACtggaatacatatttttctttacctgTATCCCATTTCCACCTGACAAATGTCTACTTCTTCTTTGTCCTTTAAGGGTCAACTTAGAAGATGTTCTGTGCTCCAAAGCCTTCCCTGTTCTTCCTGCTCTTAGCTCTCTGGGTACTCTTTCTCACATTGCTTCTTGTAGGTAGTTCCACAGACTCACAGAACCACTGCAGATGGTCAAACTTTTTcctttatgaatgaggaaactgaggtccagaggtAGGAAGGAGCTACCCAAAGTCATAGAGTGAATTCATTGCAGCCATGCAACGTAACACCAGGCTGAGTCCCCTGGATACATAAGGACACTTTCAGGCCAAGGTATGTAGCTTATTGCCACCGGTAGCCTCAACCTCCTCCCTCAAGCCTCTGATCCAAAGCAAGGTGGCGAATGTTTGCTGAATAGAGATGGGGCTCTGTAATGACAAGATGTGAAATGGGAGGGGATCTGGGGCTCCACCTGGGTGAGGGACTGTGCTGACTGGCATGGAATGGCTGTGGGTTTTCAAGCAGTGGTTTTATACCTAGTGAGCGAGGACAGCTCCTGCAGAGGAAGACTTTTGATTATAAGGGGGACTGATATTCAGAAATGCTAGATATTAAGTCATGTTTCTAGGGGAGCAGGCTGGAGAAATACTCACCTCTGGAGctctttctctgcttccctgggagagaaaaaggaagatgcAATTCAAGGTTTGTGGTATTCTAAACAATATTTCAAGAAGTTAGCATCTCCCTGGCTTAAAAGTGTAGAGATTTTTCTAGTCAATATGCAACTAATGAAACTCTAATCTGTGGAAAGAACAGAAGGAATACATTGACAAAGCAAAATTGGTCTTTTGTTTTAAGGACATGACTTCACTCTCTTTATTAAATAGGTAAATTAAATGACAGGCCATGACTAGCATGGATGTTGCACAGAGCTAGAAGAGGTCATCTGGTCTACTTCTCTCATTTTACATGAGAAGGGAATCTGGAGATGGAAGTGCTTCACCTATAGCCACAGAAGAATTGCTAGGATAGCTACAGCTTGAACTGAGGGCTCAGGTACCTGCCACTGGACCATATCCTTGAAAACAGACCCAAGTCATACTAAACTAATTTGAAATAACCCCTTTAGAAAAATAGAAGCCCTACTGGGTCTGGAAGCCACTagttaagaaaacaatgaagttTGATTTGGAGGCATAAATGAAGTTTCAGTTAACCCCCTGGTCAGTCTAGCAGAAGGGTGCATGTAGATCCAGGTTTTTTCAGACTTATGGTACCTGGATCTGGACCAGGCCTTCTCAACTATGGCATTTGCTAACATTTGGGCTGCATTGTTCTCTATCATGGGGGCTGTCATGTGCATTGTAGGAGGCTTGGCAGCATTcatggcctctacccactagatgctagTGTTAAATCCCCACTCCAAGTTGTGACAACCCAAattgtctccagacattgtcctCTGGGGTCAATATTTCCTGTGGTTGATAACCACCAATCTATACTATTGCTTGCTGAATCTTGCTAGTTGAGAAGTGGCGAATACATGTTTGTATGCCATACCACATATCACATTTTGCTCTTGTTTTAGCTTAAGGAAATATCACAATACTTATGTGCTATGCTAAGAATAGAAGCAGAACCTGTCTGCTCAGTGGTCCCAACTGGCTTAGACTCTGTGGATGCTCTTTCTGGCCCTGACTTCTTGACCTGACATGCTAGCTTCATTACCAATTTGGATGTGTTTTTGGATCCAGGGAAGCACTTTGCTAAGGTCTGTGAAGATCCCAGGGGATCCTTGATCATCTTTCTGCTCATTGTTTCTCCAGCCTCGACCACAGCCCAGACCCCAAGAAGTCACACCAGCGAGAGTCCAAGTTCCTTTCTTGTTCCGACACATGAGGGCACCTCCTGAATCTCCCTGTAGGCAGAAAAAGCCTGTTACCATCACTGGTAACTCATCAGATACTGAGCCCCAAAGTGCTCACTCTTTTCACCCATACAGATGCTCGATGAGGATCAATAACATTTCTTTACTTCTAATAGTTTGGACTGAGGCCTGGAAGCACAATTCACATTAGATCCTCATCTATTAGTGGAGCCTATCAGctccatttccttctttcccatcCTAGACTTTCATCAAGCATCaggctttcttccttttcctgtctcatctcacaggctcagagaagtctTGCCCCATAGCAAAATTGAGCTCAGGTTTTGGTCAgcaggaaggatggagggaaagTAAATTTCCCCTTATACATGAACTAGAAGTCTCTAAATAGGAAAGAGCCAGCCATTCTTGAGAGATATTATTGGCATTATCTGTTATTTAGTCATTTGCAAAAAGTGGAAGACCTCCTCTGAATTTACCCTCCCTGGTATAAACAGGTGGTTTAAACTGTCCCTCTACTTTGACTCGACCTCTCCTGTCACTCTTGACCCGTCTTCCAAGTCCAGTCCTACAATGCTGAGGGAAGCCCTGCCTGGGACCCATCAGCTCAGCTGCTCCCACCTACCTGACATGCATCTCTCCCTCCATCTGCAAAGCCTGTGCAGAGAAAGGTCCGCCCACTGATGGGTTTCTTTAGGGTTAACAGAGCTGCTGCACACTCTTCCTGGGTCAGAATGGGCAGGTTCACTTCCTGCAAGACTTGTGAGAGGATGCCATCTAGAAAACACAGAGATGAGACCCCCAGCAGGGCACTCGTCTACCCTTTCTGAGTTGAAGGTGCCTGCCCTGTTCAGGCTTGTGCCTTCTGGAAAGACCTGAATTTCTAAATACATCTTGttgttctctgtttttaaaaatgtttacaccattatttaaaaaaaaacagattaaaatttctattttctgatTAACCAACAGAAAGTCCAGACATCTGATTAAGGGTAGGGGCATAGAAATCCTTACCTTCAGTCAGGCGTCCCCAGCCTGCAGTTGTACAAATCAGTCCAGGCTTAAACCGTTCTCCTGGCTCTGGAAGACACATGGGTCCCACAAACTGGCCTGAAATAAAGAGCAAGGCAAGGCATGGAGGGGAGGACACCAGAAGCCCTTCATCAGCCGACATCTATGTGGTTCCCTCATGAGCTTGGAAGAGTTGTGATAGTTTTGCCTAATACTCAGGTGTTGCTTGTCAGACAAAGACAGACCCTCTCCTGACTCTACATAATCCTGTATCTGAAGCTACAAGCAAAAGCATTTCAAATAGGGGGCCCTCCACCTCAAATCTGTGTCTCGATGTCCTTGACCCTGAATTGTCAGGCATAACATATGCTGTAAGGAATGTGCCATACAACAAATTTATGGAGAACATGGGATAGATAATTCAGAGTAAGCCTGAAATGTTTACCAAAATGGAAGGTGCCAGCCATCTTCAGAAGAGCAATATCATAGTCCATTGGTTTCTTGGTGGAGAAAAATGGGTGTATGATGATGCTTTCAATGGTGAGGGTTTGCTCTCCTGGCTCTGTATGGCTCAAGTCATGTTTTCCAGCAGTAATGTTCAAAGCTGATGCACTGTTTCTATGAAGAGGAAGCAGTGAAATGAATTGATTTCATTGAGCCTCTGAGTACAGTTGTAATGGTTGACAAATGGGCCTCCTCAGAGTGGCATGGATGGATAACTGGGGTCATGGCTGCTGAACAGAGAAAGTAAGAATAATTCTAACACTCTTAATAAAAATGCAGAAGTTCTCAGTGTGAGTAGGGGAGTAGTAAAGAATGGTTTTGTGGAGTCAATGACATAATAAATAGAATACTTTGCAATGTTATTTGTAAAATGTCTAAAGATACATATATACctttaatatataatacatgcatacatacatgcatgcatatatattaatTCAGGGGTCTAAAGCTAGAGTAGACTTTATTTAGCTACCCTAGGTGGTTGGCCTGGCCTCACTATCAGCAAATGATTTGTGATCCCCACAAAATATGTTGCTTTTTACTGTGAGAGATCTAATGCATAATGGACAAGTATATTGTAAAGGGCGTAGTAGCACCATAACTCTCACATCCCAGAGAGCATGCACTCTCAGGGCTTTGGGACTGACTACAGCAGTGGGAGGTAGGGATCTTCTCCTTGCCTCCTTTATGTTTGTAATTTAGAGACCTGGCATGACACGGGAAAGACCATTCTGTTCCCCCTCCTGAAGCAAAGTTACCTGAAAGAACTGGATGGGATGAATTGAGATGGATTAAGATCTTTGGGCTTGCCACATTTTGAGACTTTTCATTCCCCAAAGTgatgagtttatttaaaaaaatgggaagggCATAATTTTGTCTTGGTGTACTTTCCTGGCTCTTGGCTACATTAAGTACCTAACTTAATGCTTAGCAACTCGCTAGTCTAACGACCTGCCACATCACAGTGGAATTATCAGTTGATTCTTCTTTAAACTGTCAACTTTCTTTGGGTAGGAATTAGGTTTCACTCATCTTTGTTTCCTTGCTACCCACTAGTGCCCAGCACCAAATTAATATCCAGCAGATGTTTGTAGATTTGAAATAGGGCAAATATGGGAACATGATCTTGATTGCAAGAGCACTGGCAACAACAGAACATTTGAACACACACAGGAAAGGGTATAAATGATGGAAGTTGGTAGATTGGAGCTCATAGAGGCAGGATCAATCCTGAAAGAAGATATGGGAAGCTTCTTTATGTTTTACTGGCCTCCTTTTGTTCTCTCATCCAGTTCTTAAGATGCATTAGTGAACTGCatgatttttttcactgaaatttaGGGAAACTAGGAGAGAATTTTCACAAATATTATCTTTGTgatacttttttctcatttggatATTAATCTTTATTAACTTCCACTCGTATGTAACTATTCTACTTCCTCAAGAGATGCATGTTTTCTACCAAGTCGAGTGCTCTCTGACAACATCACTAGGCCCTACTTGGGTTACACAATTAAGATGTTCTCTCGCCAAAGCATACACCACACAGTTCCCGTTTCAAGAGTTCTTGCTGCAGATTCCGAGGGAAAAGAAGGGTGACCTGACCTGTATCCAGGTGCTGGGCTTTCCCCTACCTGCTTGCAACGCAGTGAGCAGCTGTAACCACCCACTGCGGGGATATGATGGTTCCTCCACAGATATGCTTCTGCCTTCGTTTCAGAGACACCTGAAATGCAAAGACCTTAAATAAGAGCGAGTCAATGCTGTGGGGTCCCCCAAAACCTGAAGACTGGACATATTCTGAAAAACAGGCCCAGATGTCTTCTTCACAGATACTAGAAATCACAGCCTGTGAATGTGTTAAACCCATTTCCCTACAGCTCAGAAAAAAAGAGCAGTGCTGGAACCACAGCTTCTTGGCCCTGGTTCACAGGAGAGGTGGCTAATTTCAGATAATTGACTGtaagtatttattttgtgtgaGTTGTtggtgtgaatttatttttataatagtgtTGATTCATACTGTTACTGTAACAATGTAAATAATACCTgtgaatgaagagaaagaaaaagaattgtaaGATATAGCAGAGTCCAAATGAACAGGTTTGAGACAACGGCAAGGTGAGAGAGCTAAGGGAGGCCTTCAACACATGCCCCAGTCCCCCCAAGCTTCTTAGAAAAATGGTCTGGACCTACACTCTTCTGGTACTCTTAACTATTTGACCTCTACAGTttctttcagccatttttttttgtaccCTGCCTCTATCTTTGGTTTATCCTGTTCATGATATTTGATTTGACTCTAAAATTACTTACAGAATACAGGTAATACTTTTAATTCCATTGTTGGAATAAGAAAGTAAGTGATTTATTAGAATTGTTCTCTTTTTGACCAAAAATTATTCAATGAgtgattgaaaaatatttgatgcAGAGAAAAGGctaagaacagaatgaagagcaaataagtaaaaaaatcagtgattccTCCCTGACTATGACTTCAATAGGAACTTCTAAATTTACTAGCCAACCAACTGACCAAGTAAGGAACTAACTGATCAACCAACTCTTTAACCAAGTAATTAATTCATCAACCCAGTGAATACAAACTCAGTCAACCAACCATTACCAAATATCTACTCACCTAAAAGTTAATATGACtgactcaagagaaataaaaataaagagctttcacTCTTCTCACATAATTAAATGGCAAGAATACAGTATGACTCTAAGGATAAAGAAAGTTGGAAGATATTCAAAGACAATAAATGTAAACACAATTGGCTAGGGACAGAAGCACAGAGACATTTCTATGGCATGGGAGGATAAAGAAATTAGACTGAGACAGAATTCTCAGGATATTAGCTATTAAGAAGGCAGTAGCCTTGATTATTTCCTGAGAGGTCCTATGGTATAGGTACAAACCTTATACCTCAGGCATAAAGTAGACCTATGGAAATGACACCTTTAAGCTCCCTGGTCATctttaactataaatatataaatatatttttaatatatgttttgaGTCAGcacattactttttaattataaatttaaacattttttatcttcttgaagTGGGATTTTTGTCTTAGGGGTTGAAAGTTTGGGatggcatttttaatttttggaacaAGGCAATATACATGTAACTATTCTGGGCACACTTTTTCTGGACCTTAACTTGTCCACACCATGAGGGACTTGAATCCCTACACACACTCATGAGATCTCTGGTGATGAGCTAGGCAGAGTGGAGCACACTGATGAGTGGCATGTGATTCTAAGAGATCCAATCCCAAGACAGCTTATAGTTTACCCATCAGAGAATGTTATCTGAGTCTTACCTGCCATGGGTAAGAGCCCTTTACTACTTGGCTTCCCCCAACAATGCGACTGAAAATGTTAAGGTAATTCCAAGGCTGTGTCTTTACCAAACTCTGCCCACAAGTGGGagctggggaaaagaaaagaataagtaaaattagTGATTAGATAGCTTCTAACACTGAGAGATACAGGGAACTCTTCTGAGCAAGAAAAGACTGTGGGACATGGATCATGTAGAAAGATTACAAAATGGTTTTAAGTTAATTGTGGGATTTGCTGTCATTGGCAGTACAAAGGATTATTCAGCTTTTGTCACATAGAACATGCATATCATGATATGAAGATTAAGAGCCAGAGGTAGATCTCCACTAGGTTAGCAGGGGTGCAGCCCCCTTTTCTTCTGAGCAATCTGGACCCTTCGAGTCTCCTCACAGCACTCTATACTTCTATGACATTAATTGTATGCATTATGGttatttctatgtctttgaaCCTGACTAGACAGTGGGTTCctcaaaggcaggaacttaatcTTAGAAATACCTATATCCACAATATCTAACAGTTCCTGAGGTATAGAAGTTTCTCAGTTAGTCCATTGAGTGGATGATGCCATAATCTGCCTAAAATTGTAATTGTGTGTGCATCAtctcctctgctcccctcagGGGGCTGAGTCT is a genomic window of Phyllostomus discolor isolate MPI-MPIP mPhyDis1 chromosome 6, mPhyDis1.pri.v3, whole genome shotgun sequence containing:
- the OVCH2 gene encoding ovochymase-2 codes for the protein MPMSKNKLVLLLGMICLEQDKSATISLSKAPTCGQSLVKTQPWNYLNIFSRIVGGSQVVKGSYPWQVSLKRRQKHICGGTIISPQWVVTAAHCVASRNSASALNITAGKHDLSHTEPGEQTLTIESIIIHPFFSTKKPMDYDIALLKMAGTFHFGQFVGPMCLPEPGERFKPGLICTTAGWGRLTEDGILSQVLQEVNLPILTQEECAAALLTLKKPISGRTFLCTGFADGGRDACQGDSGGALMCRNKKGTWTLAGVTSWGLGCGRGWRNNEQKDDQGSPGIFTDLSKVLPWIQKHIQIGKQRKSSRASCSEEDRVVSESEGELHFPESPYLYYDGKQLCVWTLLVPEEMHVLLSFSHLDAESCHHNYLSICSSEDRLTGKFCGERLASSVLVASNSLRLKFFTDATDYSTGFNLTYKALKPSYLPDSGCSSLTVLFEEGLIQSLHYPENYNDMANCNWVFQAPKHYLIKLSFQSLEIEENGDCTSDYVTVHQDVERKKEIARLCGFVAPAPVLSSSGVMLISFQSDENVTFRGFQATVAFIPETGKME